From one Bacteroidales bacterium genomic stretch:
- a CDS encoding acyl-CoA dehydrogenase family protein codes for MNFQFSEEQLMIQQAARDYAQRELIKDVLERDEGAIYPTEHVKNLAELGFMGMLVSEKWDGGGMDTVSYVLAVEEISKIDSSAAVIMSVNNSLVCYGLEKYGTDAQREKYLKPLARGEKIGAFLLSEPEAGSDATKQRTTAEDKGDYYLINGTKNWITNGNTASTYLVVAHTHPEKGHRGINVFIVDRHAEGISVGPHENKMGMRSSDTHSVMFTDVKVPKENRIGEDGFGFKFAMKTLEGGRIGIASQALGIASGALELAVKYAQERKAFGTEIINHQAIAFKLADMAVKVENARNLCLKAAWLKDQGQPYGTASAQAKLYAADIAMEVTTEAVQIHGGYGYVKEYHVERLMREAKLTQIYEGTSEVQKIIISRSLMR; via the coding sequence ATGAACTTTCAATTTTCAGAAGAGCAATTAATGATTCAACAAGCGGCTAGAGATTACGCGCAGCGTGAATTGATAAAAGACGTTTTAGAGCGTGACGAAGGAGCCATATATCCAACCGAACATGTAAAGAATTTAGCGGAGCTAGGTTTTATGGGTATGTTAGTTAGTGAAAAATGGGATGGTGGAGGAATGGACACCGTATCTTATGTTTTAGCCGTTGAAGAGATTTCAAAAATTGATTCTTCTGCAGCTGTAATTATGTCTGTGAATAATTCTTTGGTTTGTTACGGACTGGAAAAATATGGTACTGATGCTCAAAGAGAAAAATACTTAAAACCCCTTGCACGTGGAGAGAAAATAGGTGCTTTTCTTTTATCAGAACCGGAAGCAGGATCCGATGCTACTAAGCAAAGAACTACCGCTGAAGATAAAGGCGATTATTATCTTATTAATGGAACTAAAAATTGGATTACTAACGGAAATACAGCTTCAACCTATTTGGTAGTTGCCCATACTCATCCTGAAAAAGGACATCGTGGTATTAATGTATTTATTGTTGATAGACATGCCGAAGGAATTTCCGTAGGACCTCACGAAAATAAAATGGGAATGCGTTCCTCAGATACACATTCCGTAATGTTTACAGATGTAAAAGTACCTAAAGAAAATCGTATCGGAGAAGATGGTTTCGGTTTTAAATTTGCTATGAAAACTCTCGAGGGTGGCCGTATTGGTATTGCTTCTCAAGCTTTGGGAATAGCATCAGGAGCTTTAGAATTAGCTGTTAAATATGCTCAGGAACGTAAAGCTTTTGGCACCGAAATTATTAATCATCAAGCAATAGCATTTAAATTAGCCGATATGGCTGTTAAAGTAGAAAATGCACGTAATCTATGTCTAAAAGCAGCTTGGTTAAAAGATCAAGGACAACCTTATGGAACTGCCAGCGCACAGGCTAAATTATATGCTGCTGATATTGCTATGGAAGTAACTACCGAAGCTGTTCAAATCCATGGCGGATATGGTTATGTTAAAGAGTATCACGTAGAACGTTTAATGCGTGAAGCAAAATTGACTCAGATTTATGAAGGAACTTCAGAAGTACAAAAAATTATTATATCAAGAAGTTTAATGAGATAA
- a CDS encoding electron transfer flavoprotein subunit alpha/FixB family protein, giving the protein MSVIVYTENWDGKFKKSSYELVSYAHSMATELGVETVVVSIGEVADEELNTLANYGANKILSATNEKFAVLDNAAYASVIARAAKANGAKIVLFANNFTGKAVAPRVAVKLEAGLANSVTALPISFDPFVVKKNVFNGKAIGQQQINSDIKVISLAQNSFEIKEVGGAATIEAFDAGLDDEKFDTQLIEKNTVTGKIILTDAELVVSGGRGMKSGDNWGPLEELASVLGAGTACSRPVADEGWRPHAEHVGQTGKIIAPNLYIALGISGAIQHLAGVSSSKVIVAVNTDPEAPFFEAADYGILGDVKKVIPQLIEAAKAFKANS; this is encoded by the coding sequence ATGTCAGTTATAGTATATACAGAAAACTGGGACGGGAAATTTAAAAAATCAAGTTATGAACTTGTTTCCTATGCCCATTCCATGGCTACAGAATTAGGAGTAGAAACCGTTGTTGTTTCTATAGGAGAAGTTGCCGATGAAGAACTTAATACTCTTGCCAATTATGGCGCAAATAAAATTTTGAGTGCTACTAACGAAAAATTTGCCGTTTTAGATAATGCTGCTTACGCTTCGGTTATTGCACGTGCTGCTAAAGCAAATGGTGCTAAAATAGTTTTATTTGCTAATAACTTTACGGGAAAAGCAGTTGCTCCTCGTGTAGCTGTTAAACTCGAAGCAGGATTAGCAAATAGCGTAACAGCATTGCCTATTAGTTTTGATCCTTTTGTAGTTAAAAAGAATGTTTTTAACGGAAAAGCAATAGGACAACAGCAAATCAATTCCGATATCAAAGTTATTTCGCTCGCTCAAAATTCTTTTGAAATTAAAGAAGTAGGTGGCGCTGCTACTATTGAAGCATTTGATGCCGGCTTAGACGATGAAAAATTTGACACGCAATTAATTGAAAAAAATACTGTTACAGGTAAAATTATACTTACCGATGCTGAACTTGTTGTTAGCGGTGGTCGTGGTATGAAATCAGGTGATAACTGGGGTCCACTTGAAGAATTAGCATCTGTTTTAGGAGCCGGAACAGCTTGCTCTCGTCCTGTTGCCGATGAAGGTTGGCGCCCTCACGCAGAGCATGTTGGACAAACGGGTAAAATTATTGCTCCTAATCTTTATATTGCTTTGGGTATTTCCGGTGCTATTCAGCATTTAGCCGGAGTCAGTTCTTCCAAAGTGATAGTAGCTGTTAATACCGATCCTGAAGCACCTTTCTTTGAAGCTGCGGATTATGGTATTTTGGGTGATGTTAAAAAAGTAATCCCTCAGTTAATAGAAGCCGCTAAAGCATTTAAGGCTAATTCATAA
- a CDS encoding DsrE family protein has translation MTKIAIVILSDTETMESLGKLSNAFMLAQESIENGDDLKIIFEGAGARWIGALEEKDHKLHELYLSVKNNITGVCFYCAGVFGVKPKVLDANIPLISEYKEHPSLRQLFVDGYQVVTF, from the coding sequence ATGACAAAAATTGCGATTGTAATATTATCGGATACAGAAACTATGGAATCCCTTGGAAAACTATCAAATGCTTTTATGTTAGCACAAGAATCCATTGAAAATGGCGATGATCTTAAAATTATTTTTGAAGGAGCAGGTGCCCGGTGGATAGGTGCTTTAGAAGAAAAAGATCATAAGCTTCATGAATTATATCTTAGCGTAAAAAATAATATTACAGGAGTTTGCTTCTATTGCGCAGGTGTTTTTGGAGTAAAACCAAAAGTCTTAGACGCTAATATTCCTCTAATTTCAGAATATAAAGAGCACCCTAGTTTACGTCAGCTTTTTGTAGACGGCTATCAGGTTGTTACTTTTTAA
- a CDS encoding sigma-70 family RNA polymerase sigma factor has product MVKENNALSIWVEDYTQSMYSWAFHKTSDEEAAKDLVQDTFLAAAEKIDSFKGDSSPKTWLFSILNYKIIDYYRGKVKKPQRIKDQSFEHFFTSDGEWRKNKQPTDWDDDSENLLDNESFQAVLKECLDALPEQWSTCIKLKYLSDKKGDEICQEIEISPTNYWQIIHRAKLQLRECVEDNWFKN; this is encoded by the coding sequence ATGGTAAAAGAAAATAATGCGCTTTCTATTTGGGTTGAAGATTATACGCAATCTATGTATAGTTGGGCTTTTCATAAAACCTCGGATGAAGAAGCAGCAAAAGATTTAGTACAAGATACTTTTTTGGCGGCAGCGGAAAAAATAGACTCTTTTAAAGGAGACAGTTCGCCTAAAACGTGGTTGTTTTCTATTCTTAATTATAAGATTATTGATTACTATCGAGGAAAAGTTAAAAAGCCTCAGCGGATAAAAGATCAATCATTCGAGCATTTCTTTACAAGCGATGGTGAATGGAGAAAAAATAAACAACCTACTGATTGGGATGATGATTCAGAAAATCTATTAGATAATGAAAGTTTCCAAGCTGTTTTAAAGGAATGTCTTGATGCGCTACCCGAACAGTGGAGCACTTGCATAAAATTAAAATACCTATCTGATAAAAAAGGGGATGAGATTTGTCAGGAAATAGAAATAAGTCCTACTAATTATTGGCAAATTATTCATAGAGCTAAATTACAATTGAGAGAATGTGTAGAAGACAACTGGTTTAAAAATTAA
- a CDS encoding magnesium transporter CorA family protein yields the protein MIETVKLGTLRWNHINHPVEADFDYLQSKYHVHLLDIEDCKSKINQRPKVDSYDDYYFLILHFPIFDKLGKFLRTKEVKIFWWEEQIITIGSSNWIVGKMFQEAQDQENRGEKFEVGTTDALLYLIIEAVMKESYPVVRRIGDDVDRANRELFEKKAEKVIERISITRKNIIILNTIIKPQLRIFLKFEKGDIEGFAENMEDYWGNILDNYQKMWDMIEDYQELIEGLSRTFDSLMANRTNEVMRILTLISSIILPLTFITGIYGMNINLPMQHMGLAFSIIFGTMITIAIVMVLYFKKKRWM from the coding sequence ATGATTGAAACCGTAAAACTGGGAACCCTCCGTTGGAATCACATCAACCATCCCGTAGAAGCAGATTTCGACTATTTACAAAGTAAATACCATGTCCATCTCCTTGATATTGAAGATTGTAAGAGTAAGATTAATCAGCGTCCTAAGGTGGATAGTTATGATGATTATTACTTTTTAATATTGCATTTCCCTATTTTTGATAAGCTTGGAAAATTTTTACGTACTAAAGAAGTAAAAATATTCTGGTGGGAAGAACAAATTATTACTATTGGAAGCTCTAACTGGATAGTCGGAAAAATGTTCCAAGAAGCTCAAGACCAAGAAAATAGAGGTGAAAAATTTGAAGTTGGAACAACAGACGCTCTGCTTTATTTGATTATTGAGGCTGTTATGAAAGAATCGTATCCGGTGGTTAGACGTATTGGCGATGATGTTGATAGAGCCAATCGTGAGTTATTTGAAAAAAAGGCTGAGAAAGTTATTGAGCGTATATCCATTACTCGTAAAAATATTATTATCCTTAATACTATTATTAAACCACAACTTCGCATTTTCTTGAAATTTGAAAAAGGAGATATTGAAGGCTTTGCTGAAAATATGGAGGATTACTGGGGTAATATATTGGATAATTACCAAAAGATGTGGGATATGATAGAAGATTATCAAGAATTAATAGAAGGTCTTAGTAGAACTTTCGATTCTTTAATGGCAAATCGTACCAATGAAGTAATGCGAATTCTTACCTTAATTTCTTCTATTATTTTGCCTCTTACTTTTATCACTGGTATTTATGGAATGAATATTAATTTACCAATGCAGCATATGGGACTTGCTTTTAGTATCATCTTTGGCACAATGATTACAATTGCTATTGTAATGGTTCTGTATTTTAAGAAAAAGCGCTGGATGTAA
- a CDS encoding electron transfer flavoprotein subunit beta/FixA family protein has translation MKILVCLSNVPDTTTKIKLNSDKTSVDMTGVQWVINPWDELALTRALDLKEKSGGKIEKITVITVGEKFTEPTIRKALAVGADDAVRIDMTPTDDYEVASNIAAYVKDNPYEIILSGIESSDYNGSAVGGMLAEFLKISSVSSVSFLDVEGEEPIMKREIPGGTETVKVPVPFVAIVQKGIALDPRIPAMRGIMMARKKPLTVVEPTGEAAKSNFSGFDMPKPKAKVKMIDAENAGELITLLHEEAKVI, from the coding sequence ATGAAAATACTAGTTTGTTTAAGTAATGTTCCGGACACTACCACAAAAATCAAGCTCAATAGCGATAAAACGTCTGTTGATATGACTGGTGTTCAATGGGTAATTAACCCTTGGGATGAATTAGCACTTACACGTGCTTTGGATTTAAAAGAAAAATCTGGTGGAAAAATTGAAAAAATTACGGTAATCACTGTTGGTGAGAAATTTACTGAACCAACTATTCGTAAAGCTTTAGCTGTTGGTGCTGATGATGCCGTTCGTATTGATATGACTCCAACTGACGATTATGAAGTGGCTTCTAATATAGCGGCTTACGTAAAGGATAATCCTTACGAAATTATTTTATCCGGTATTGAATCGAGTGATTATAATGGTTCTGCTGTTGGCGGAATGTTAGCGGAGTTCTTAAAAATATCTTCAGTTTCTTCAGTTTCTTTCCTCGATGTTGAAGGTGAAGAACCAATAATGAAACGCGAAATTCCCGGTGGAACAGAAACAGTTAAAGTTCCGGTTCCTTTCGTAGCAATTGTTCAAAAAGGAATCGCTCTCGATCCTCGTATTCCTGCAATGCGTGGTATAATGATGGCTCGTAAAAAACCATTAACTGTCGTTGAACCTACCGGTGAAGCTGCAAAATCCAATTTCTCGGGTTTTGATATGCCAAAACCTAAAGCAAAAGTAAAAATGATTGATGCTGAAAATGCAGGCGAGCTTATTACTTTATTGCACGAAGAAGCCAAAGTTATTTAA